One Cryptomeria japonica chromosome 9, Sugi_1.0, whole genome shotgun sequence genomic window carries:
- the LOC131066747 gene encoding respiratory burst oxidase homolog protein C, translated as MGLDRDLYGTTDQQGENGIEMEVPGADRVAFSGPMSGPLSGPLSGPLNKRGGRRSAKFNVPETSTSSGGAEDGYVEITLDVRDDSVAVHSIKAAGQDMEDPEMTLLAKDLEKKTSFGSSMMRNASARIKQVSQELRRLASVTKRTSHPTGMLDRNKSGAHHALVGLKFIAKTTGSAEWNKVAQNFDEFAENGLLPRACFGQCIGMKDSKEFAGELYDALARRRNISAPGITKSELKEFWEQISDQSFDSRLQTFFDMVDKNADGRITEEEVKEVIMLSASANKLSKLKEQAEEYAALIMEELDPNNLGYIEVQSLETLLLQGPGEAIKPGNSTQMLSQMLSQKLGHTQMRNPIQRWWQKTQYFVEDNWKRVWILLLWFSIVAGLFAWKFIQYKHRAVYHVMGYCVCTAKGAAETLKFNMALILLPVCRNTITWLRNKTKLGVAVPFDDNLNFHKVIATAIAIGVGLHAGAHLTCDFPRLLHATDAEYEPMKPFFGDERPPDYWWFVKGVEGVTGIIMVVLMAIAFVLATPWFRRNRLNLPKFMKKLTGFNAFWYSHHLFVIVYALLIVHGIKLYLSHKWYKKTTWMYLAIPVLIYGAERIVRAFRSGYKSVKMIKVAIYPGNVLALQMSKPQGFKYKSGQYMFVNCPAVSQFEWHPFSITSAPGDSYLSVHIRTLGDWTRTLKTVFSEVCEPPMGGKSGLLRADLMQGENNPRFPRLLIDGPYGAPAQDYKKYDVLLLVGLGIGATPFISIVKDIVDNMKQKDEEDDIENGGKQKKKSFNTSRAYFYWVTREQGSFEWFKGVMNEVAESDQKGVIELHNYCTSVYEEGDARSALIAMLQALNHAKNGVDIVSGTRVKTHFAKPNWRKVFKGVALKHPNKTVGVFYCGAAGLVAELKQLSLDFTRKTNTRFDFHKENF; from the exons ATGGGTTTGGATAGAGATCTTTATGGGACAACAGATCAGCAAGGTGAGAATGGGATTGAAATGGAGGTTCCTGGTGCTGACAGAGTTGCGTTTAGTGGACCTATGAGTGGACCTCTGAGCGGTCCACTGAGCGGTCCGCTGAACAAAAGAGGAGGCAGGAGGAGTGCCAAGTTTAATGTACCTGAGACTTCTACAAGCTCTGGTGGTGCAGAAGATGGGTATGTGGAGATTACTTTGGATGTGAGGGATGACTCTGTTGCAGTCCACAGTATCAAGGCTGCTGGACAAGACATGGAGGACCCTGAGATGACACTGTTAGCTAAGGATCTGGAAAAGAAAACCTCATTTGGATCATCTATGATGAGGAACGCTTCTGCAAGGATAAAACAGGTTTCTCAAGAGCTCCGACGCCTTGCATCAGTGACAAAGAGGACATCTCATCCTACTGGAATGCTTGATCGGAACAAATCAGGAGCCCATCATGCATTGGTAGGACTCAAATTTATCGCCAAGACCACTGGATCCGCTGAGTGGAACAAGGTTGCTCAGAACTTTGATGAGTTCGCGGAGAATGGATTACTTCCACGGGCTTGCTTTGGCCAATGCATAG GGATGAAGGACTCGAAGGAGTTTGCGGGCGAATTGTATGATGCACTTGCTAGAAGGAGAAACATTTCAGCCCCTGGCATTACAAAATCTGAACTGAAGGAATTTTGGGAGCAGATTTCTGATCAGAGTTTTGATTCTAGACTTCAAACATTCTTTGATAT GGTTGACAAGAATGCCGATGGCCGTATCACTGAAGAAGAAGTCAAGGAG GTTATCATGCTAAGTGCATCTGCAAACAAACTATCCAAGCTAAAAGAGCAAGCCGAGGAGTACGCAGCACTCATCATGGAAGAGTTAGATCCAAATAATTTGGGATACATTGAG GTTCAGAGTCTGGAGACGTTGCTACTACAGGGTCCAGGAGAAGCTATCAAGCCAGGCAACAGTACCCAAATGTTGAGCCAAATGCTGAGCCAAAAATTGGGTCACACACAAATGAGAAATCCAATTCAACGATGGTGGCAGAAGACACAATACTTTGTAGAAGATAACTGGAAGCGTGTATGGATTCTGCTCCTCTGGTTCTCCATAGTAGCAGGGCTATTTGCATGGAAATTCATACAATACAAGCACAGAGCAGTATATCATGTGATGGGTTACTGTGTGTGCACTGCTAAGGGAGCTGCAGAGACGCTCAAATTTAACATGGCATTAATTTTGCTACCTGTTTGTCGAAACACCATCACATGGCTCCGTAATAAGACCAAGCTTGGTGTTGCAGTTCCATTTGATGACAACCTTAATTTTCACAAG GTTATTGCAACAGCAATAGCAATAGGAGTTGGACTTCATGCAGGAGCTCATTTAACATGTGATTTTCCCCGTCTTCTTCATGCAACCGATGCTGAATATGAACCTATGAAACCATTTTTTGGAGACGAAAGGCCACCTGATTACTGGTGGTTTGTTAAAGGGGTTGAAGGCGTTACAGGTATAATTATGGTGGTGCTCATGGCAATTGCGTTTGTCCTTGCCACTCCCTGGTTTAGAAGGAATAGGCTGAATCTTCCAAAATTCATGAAGAAGCTTACAGGATTCAATGCCTTCTGGTATTCCCACCATTTGTTTGTAATTGTATATGCACTACTGATAGTCCATGGAATAAAGCTGTATCTCAGCCACAAATGGTACAAGAAAACG ACATGGATGTACCTCGCAATTCCAGTGTTGATATATGGTGCAGAACGAATAGTGAGAGCCTTCAGATCAGGATACAAATCTGTTAAAATGATCAAG GTAGCCATTTATCCAGGCAACGTTCTGGCTCTGCAAATGTCAAAACCTCAAGGTTTCAAGTACAAAAGTGGGCAATATATGTTCGTTAACTGCCCTGCAGTATCACAGTTTGAATG GCATCCTTTCTCAATAACATCAGCTCCAGGAGACAGTTATTTGAGTGTGCATATTCGGACCTTGGGTGATTGGACAAGAACGCTGAAAACTGTTTTCTCAGAG GTTTGTGAGCCTCCTATGGGTGGCAAGAGTGGTTTACTGAGAGCTGACTTAATGCAAGGAGAAAACAATCCAAG ATTCCCAAGATTGTTGATAGATGGACCTTATGGTGCTCCTGCACAAGACTACAAGAAATATGATGTCCTCCTACTTGTGGGATTAGGCATTGGTGCTACTCCCTTCATAAGCATTGTGAAAGACATTGTCGACAACATGAAACAGAAGGATGAAGAAGATGATATAGAGAATGGAgggaaacaaaagaaaaaatcCTTTAACACATCTCGTGCATATTTCTATTGGGTTACTAGAGAGCAAGGCTCATTTGAATGGTTCAAGGGAGTTATGAATGAAGTTGCAGAATCTGATCAAAAGGGGGTCATAGAACTTCACAATTACTGTACCAGTGTTTATGAGGAGGGAGATGCCAGATCTGCATTGATTGCCATGCTCCAAGCTCttaatcatgcaaagaatggggtgGATATTGTATCAGGCACAAGA GTAAAAACACATTTTGCCAAACCAAATTGGAGAAAGGTGTTCAAGGGCGTTGCTTTGAAGCATCCAAATAAAACAGTTG GAGTGTTCTACTGCGGTGCTGCAGGGCTTGTAGCGGAATTGAAGCAACTTTCATTGGATTTCACTCGTAAAACTAACACTAGATTCGACTTCCACAAAGAAAACTTTTGA